A window from Enterocloster bolteae encodes these proteins:
- the gmk gene encoding guanylate kinase — protein MNQQGILVVVSGFSGAGKGTLMKELLKRYDNYALSVSATTRQPREGEKDGEDYFFVNREYFQQMIEEGRLVEYAQYVNHYYGTPRDYVEKKMAEGKDVILEIEIQGALKVKKRFPDALLIFVTPPSAGELRRRLVGRGTETIEVINARLRRAAEEASGMEAYDYLLINDEIDACVEQMHQLITLQHSKTCYHLDFLSRMREELYHLDDRQ, from the coding sequence ATGAACCAGCAGGGAATTTTAGTGGTAGTATCCGGATTCTCCGGAGCAGGAAAGGGAACACTCATGAAAGAGCTGCTAAAGCGGTATGACAATTATGCATTGTCCGTATCCGCCACCACAAGGCAGCCCAGGGAAGGAGAAAAGGACGGGGAGGATTATTTCTTCGTCAACAGGGAATATTTTCAGCAGATGATTGAGGAAGGGCGTCTGGTGGAGTACGCTCAGTACGTGAACCATTACTACGGCACGCCCAGGGATTATGTGGAGAAGAAGATGGCAGAGGGAAAGGACGTGATTCTGGAGATTGAGATTCAGGGCGCCCTTAAGGTGAAGAAGCGTTTTCCTGATGCGCTGCTGATTTTCGTGACGCCGCCCAGTGCCGGGGAGCTTCGCCGCCGTCTGGTAGGCAGGGGAACAGAGACCATTGAGGTCATCAATGCCAGGCTCCGCCGTGCCGCTGAGGAGGCGTCGGGTATGGAAGCCTATGATTACCTGCTGATTAACGACGAGATTGATGCCTGTGTGGAGCAGATGCATCAGCTTATCACTCTGCAGCACAGTAAGACCTGCTATCATTTAGA